A region from the Bosea sp. RAC05 genome encodes:
- a CDS encoding acyl carrier protein has protein sequence MSDIFERVQKVVVESLGVEKEVVTRDAKIMDDLGADSLDLVELVMAFEEEFNIEIPDDESAKLDSVGAATDWITEKLGKLAA, from the coding sequence ATGAGCGACATCTTCGAGCGAGTTCAGAAAGTCGTTGTCGAGAGCCTCGGCGTCGAGAAGGAAGTCGTCACGCGCGACGCCAAGATCATGGACGATCTCGGCGCCGACTCCCTCGACCTGGTCGAGCTGGTGATGGCCTTCGAGGAGGAGTTCAACATCGAGATCCCCGACGACGAGTCGGCCAAGCTCGATTCCGTCGGCGCGGCGACCGACTGGATCACCGAGAAGCTCGGGAAGCTGGCGGCCTGA